A region from the Geobacter benzoatilyticus genome encodes:
- a CDS encoding methyl-accepting chemotaxis protein, with protein sequence MLKNRLEFKVLGIIGATLCVGFAILGVTAIWLEYAALMKLQTTNTRGLANLIAQELAENMMAGEMAVINRYVERVKGKGQVLDLKVFSPEGKPSGNKSAPVDPVVAEALASGQARELRRTLDDGKHVLSFAVPLANEERCTSCHDKGARYAGAILLTTSLQDGYIAARNLTFTLTAAGFVFFLIMLGSLYLFFRQTIVRNIRELSERIQVIAHGEGDLTSRMPVRTGDELGELAEGVNMLIAKLREIVTSLYSQAGHIAISACRTVKGTEELVASTSEQKDLSTSVAVASEEMSATLNDVAATTQRAAQLSLNVDRAAKVGMETVEETSLSIDQIRTNVLGTLEAMGKLEVSSGQIGEIVGIIEDIADQTNLLALNAAIEAARAGDAGRGFAVVANEVKTLSNRTATSTRQIAAIVKSIQEEIGAVVASIDEGKARVEEGVERSVHARQQLEGILRLAGDSTEMISQIATATEEQSATTIEITEKIGQVSATAGAVNGQMEQTARIFRELSETAENIYGTVGKFSVGCYHDTVKGYAAELRERVTAALEKAIADRKITMEALFSTDYMPIPNTAPQKYRTPFDRFFDEVVSPLQEDILARDSGMYYAISVDRKGYCPSHNLRYARPLTGDAAEDKEHNRTKRIFNDRTGIRCATHTQSFLLQTYLRDTGEVMNDLSTPITIGGKHWGAVRIGYRADD encoded by the coding sequence ATGCTGAAGAACAGACTTGAATTTAAAGTGCTGGGGATAATCGGTGCGACGCTCTGCGTGGGGTTCGCGATCCTCGGCGTGACCGCAATCTGGCTGGAATATGCCGCGTTGATGAAGCTCCAGACAACTAACACGCGCGGCCTTGCAAACCTCATTGCCCAGGAACTCGCCGAGAATATGATGGCAGGGGAGATGGCGGTTATAAACCGGTATGTGGAGCGGGTGAAGGGAAAGGGGCAGGTGCTGGACCTCAAGGTGTTCAGTCCTGAAGGCAAACCGTCGGGGAACAAGAGTGCGCCTGTCGACCCGGTTGTTGCCGAAGCCCTTGCCTCGGGCCAGGCCAGAGAATTGCGTCGTACACTCGACGACGGGAAGCACGTTCTGAGCTTTGCCGTCCCGCTGGCGAACGAAGAACGCTGTACCTCGTGTCATGACAAGGGCGCCCGGTACGCCGGCGCAATCCTTCTCACCACCTCGCTTCAGGATGGATATATCGCCGCCCGGAATCTGACCTTCACCCTCACGGCGGCGGGTTTTGTCTTTTTCCTGATCATGCTCGGGTCTCTTTACCTCTTCTTCCGCCAGACCATCGTCCGCAACATCCGTGAACTGTCGGAGCGGATCCAGGTCATTGCCCACGGGGAAGGCGACCTTACTTCCCGGATGCCGGTTCGGACCGGCGACGAGCTCGGCGAACTGGCCGAAGGGGTCAATATGCTGATCGCCAAGCTGCGGGAGATCGTGACCTCCCTCTACAGCCAGGCGGGGCATATCGCCATATCGGCCTGCCGTACCGTAAAGGGAACTGAAGAGCTTGTTGCGTCCACCTCGGAACAGAAGGACCTTTCCACCTCGGTGGCGGTGGCCTCCGAGGAGATGTCGGCCACCCTGAACGACGTGGCTGCCACTACCCAGCGGGCGGCCCAGCTTTCCCTCAATGTGGACCGCGCCGCAAAGGTGGGAATGGAGACCGTGGAGGAGACCTCCCTGAGCATCGACCAGATTCGGACCAACGTATTAGGCACCCTTGAGGCCATGGGGAAGCTGGAGGTGTCGTCGGGACAGATCGGCGAGATTGTGGGGATCATCGAGGATATCGCGGATCAGACCAATCTTCTGGCCCTCAACGCGGCCATCGAGGCGGCCCGGGCCGGCGACGCGGGGCGGGGATTCGCAGTGGTGGCCAACGAGGTGAAGACGCTCTCCAATCGTACCGCCACCTCCACGCGGCAGATTGCCGCCATTGTGAAGAGCATTCAGGAAGAGATCGGCGCGGTGGTGGCTTCCATCGACGAGGGTAAGGCGAGGGTTGAGGAGGGGGTTGAGAGGTCAGTCCATGCCCGTCAGCAACTGGAGGGGATTCTGCGGCTGGCAGGCGACTCGACGGAGATGATCAGTCAGATTGCCACGGCTACCGAGGAGCAGAGTGCCACAACCATTGAAATTACGGAGAAAATCGGCCAGGTGTCGGCCACGGCGGGAGCGGTGAATGGGCAGATGGAGCAGACGGCCCGCATATTCCGCGAACTGTCGGAAACGGCCGAAAACATCTACGGTACCGTGGGGAAGTTCAGCGTGGGGTGCTATCACGATACCGTAAAAGGGTATGCCGCAGAGTTGCGGGAGCGGGTCACGGCAGCCCTGGAGAAGGCCATTGCAGACCGGAAGATTACCATGGAGGCCCTTTTCAGCACCGACTACATGCCGATTCCGAACACCGCCCCCCAGAAATACCGCACCCCCTTCGACCGGTTCTTCGATGAAGTCGTGTCGCCGCTCCAGGAAGATATCCTTGCGCGGGACAGCGGCATGTACTACGCCATCAGCGTCGATCGCAAGGGGTACTGCCCTTCCCACAACCTGCGCTATGCCCGTCCCCTGACCGGAGACGCCGCCGAGGACAAAGAGCACAACCGCACCAAGCGGATATTCAACGACCGGACCGGTATCCGCTGCGCCACCCATACCCAGAGCTTCCTGCTCCAGACCTACCTCAGGGATACCGGAGAGGTCATGAACGACCTGTCAACACCCATAACAATCGGCGGGAAACACTGGGGGGCGGTCAGGATCGGCTACCGGGCCGACGACTGA
- the ppdK gene encoding pyruvate, phosphate dikinase: MAEKYVYFFGNGNAEGKADMKNLLGGKGANLAEMTAIGLPVPPGFTITTEVCTYYYANNQTYPASLAAEVAGNLKQVEAIMGRTFGDPKNPLLVSVRSGARASMPGMMDTILNLGLNDETVQGIIAQSGDERFAYDAYRRFVQMYSDVVMGMDKDALEHLLEEKKEAKGVKLDTELTAADWKELVGKFKAKIKDVLGVTFPENPQDQLWGAVGAVFGSWMNQRAITYRRLNGIPADWGTAVNVQSMVYGNMGNDCATGVAFTRDPSTGENYFYGEYLVNAQGEDVVAGIRTPQPINRSNSKDSTLPAMEEVMPECYKQLVDIRGILEKHYRDMQDIEFTIEKGKLFMLQTRNGKRTAKAAIKVAVDMVNEGLIDEKTAVLRVSPSQLDQLLHPSLDPKAKKNVIAKGLPASPGAASGEVVFTADEAEAAGRLGLKVILVRVETSPEDIHGMHAAQGILTARGGMTSHAAVVARGMGKCCVAGCGDIKVDYAAGQFMTAKGELVKKGDTITLDGSTGEVMLGEVPTVAPQLTGDFGILMGWVDNYRKLKVRTNADTPNDSRVAREFGAEGIGLCRTEHMFFEADRIAAVREMILSDDVEGRKRALAKILPMQKGDFLGIFREMKDLPVTIRLLDPPLHEFLPQDDKDIDALAKTMGVTAQTLKNKVDYLHEFNPMLGHRGCRLGLTFPEIYDMQVQAIMEAACELTKNEGFTIVPEIMIPLVGVVSELARLRENTVRVCEEVIAAYGVKINYLIGTMIELPRAAITADEIARQADFFSFGTNDLTQTTFGLSRDDAGKFLPFYVESGLLEEDPFVSLDQNGVGVLVKMATEKGRATRPGIKLGICGEHGGDPSSVIFCHKIGLDYVSCSPFRVPIARLAAAHAALEEAN; this comes from the coding sequence ATGGCTGAAAAGTATGTCTATTTCTTCGGTAACGGCAATGCAGAGGGAAAAGCCGACATGAAGAACCTGCTGGGGGGCAAGGGGGCCAACCTGGCGGAAATGACAGCAATCGGACTGCCGGTTCCCCCCGGCTTCACCATCACCACCGAGGTATGCACCTACTACTACGCCAACAACCAGACTTATCCGGCGTCCCTTGCGGCCGAAGTGGCCGGGAACCTGAAGCAGGTGGAGGCCATCATGGGGCGGACCTTCGGCGATCCGAAGAATCCCCTGCTGGTTTCGGTTCGCTCCGGTGCCCGCGCCTCCATGCCGGGTATGATGGATACGATTCTCAACCTGGGCCTCAACGACGAAACGGTGCAGGGGATCATCGCCCAGAGCGGCGACGAGCGCTTCGCCTATGACGCCTACCGCCGGTTCGTGCAGATGTACTCCGACGTTGTCATGGGGATGGACAAGGATGCCCTGGAGCACCTGCTGGAGGAAAAGAAGGAGGCTAAAGGGGTAAAGCTCGACACGGAGCTCACCGCTGCCGACTGGAAAGAACTGGTTGGGAAGTTCAAGGCAAAAATCAAGGACGTTCTCGGAGTCACTTTCCCCGAAAATCCCCAGGATCAACTCTGGGGCGCCGTGGGTGCCGTTTTCGGCTCCTGGATGAATCAGCGGGCCATCACCTATCGCCGGCTTAACGGCATCCCCGCCGACTGGGGCACCGCCGTCAACGTCCAGTCCATGGTCTACGGCAACATGGGGAACGATTGCGCCACCGGCGTCGCCTTCACCCGCGACCCCTCCACCGGCGAGAACTATTTCTACGGCGAGTACCTGGTCAATGCCCAGGGCGAGGACGTGGTTGCCGGCATCCGGACCCCGCAGCCCATCAATCGCTCCAACAGCAAGGACTCCACGCTTCCCGCCATGGAAGAGGTCATGCCCGAGTGCTACAAGCAGCTGGTGGATATCCGCGGCATCCTGGAGAAGCACTACAGGGACATGCAGGATATCGAGTTCACCATCGAGAAGGGCAAACTCTTCATGCTCCAGACCCGCAACGGCAAGCGGACCGCCAAGGCGGCCATAAAGGTTGCCGTGGATATGGTGAATGAAGGGCTCATCGACGAGAAGACCGCGGTCCTGCGGGTCTCTCCGTCACAGCTTGACCAGCTCCTCCACCCCTCCCTTGACCCCAAGGCCAAGAAGAATGTCATTGCCAAGGGGCTTCCCGCATCGCCGGGCGCCGCATCGGGCGAGGTGGTCTTCACTGCCGATGAGGCCGAGGCCGCCGGCCGGCTCGGGCTCAAGGTCATCCTGGTCCGGGTTGAAACTTCCCCGGAAGACATTCACGGCATGCATGCGGCCCAGGGAATCCTCACCGCCAGGGGGGGAATGACCTCCCACGCGGCGGTGGTGGCCCGGGGGATGGGCAAGTGCTGCGTGGCCGGTTGCGGCGACATCAAGGTGGATTATGCCGCCGGCCAGTTCATGACTGCCAAGGGGGAACTGGTCAAGAAGGGGGACACGATTACCCTCGACGGTTCAACCGGCGAGGTTATGCTCGGCGAGGTGCCCACCGTGGCACCCCAGCTCACCGGCGACTTCGGCATCCTCATGGGGTGGGTCGACAACTACCGCAAGCTCAAGGTGCGGACCAATGCCGACACACCCAACGACTCCCGGGTGGCCCGCGAATTCGGCGCTGAGGGGATCGGCCTTTGCCGTACCGAGCATATGTTCTTCGAGGCGGACCGTATTGCGGCTGTGCGCGAGATGATTCTCTCCGACGATGTCGAGGGGAGAAAGCGGGCGCTGGCCAAAATCCTCCCCATGCAGAAGGGGGACTTCCTCGGCATATTCCGCGAGATGAAAGACCTGCCTGTTACCATCCGTCTCCTGGATCCGCCGCTGCACGAGTTCCTTCCCCAGGATGACAAAGACATAGATGCCTTGGCCAAGACCATGGGTGTGACTGCCCAGACCCTAAAGAACAAGGTGGATTATCTGCACGAGTTCAACCCGATGCTAGGCCATCGCGGGTGCCGCCTGGGGCTCACTTTCCCTGAGATCTACGACATGCAGGTGCAGGCTATTATGGAAGCCGCCTGCGAACTGACCAAGAACGAGGGCTTCACCATAGTCCCCGAGATCATGATTCCGCTTGTGGGAGTGGTGAGCGAACTGGCCCGCCTGAGGGAGAACACCGTGCGGGTCTGCGAGGAGGTCATCGCCGCCTATGGCGTGAAAATCAACTACCTGATCGGCACCATGATCGAGCTCCCCAGGGCGGCCATCACCGCCGACGAGATTGCCCGTCAGGCCGATTTCTTCTCCTTCGGCACCAATGACCTGACCCAGACCACCTTCGGCCTGTCGCGGGACGACGCCGGCAAGTTCCTGCCGTTCTATGTGGAGTCGGGGCTCCTGGAAGAGGACCCCTTCGTCTCCCTCGACCAGAACGGCGTCGGCGTTCTGGTGAAAATGGCAACGGAGAAAGGGCGCGCCACGCGGCCTGGCATCAAGCTCGGCATCTGCGGTGAGCACGGCGGCGACCCGTCGTCGGTTATCTTCTGCCACAAGATCGGTCTCGACTACGTTTCCTGCTCCCCCTTCCGGGTGCCCATCGCCCGTCTGGCCGCTGCCCATGCGGCCCTGGAGGAAGCGAACTGA
- the glyS gene encoding glycine--tRNA ligase subunit beta produces MSKELFLEVGTEEIPSGFIPKAMAEIEALLAKELEHARLTYGEIRTLGTPRRLAVAVSGLPTVQPDAEITALGPAKNVAFNAEGKPTKAAEGFARGQGVDVASLTLVSTEKGEYVAAVRKESGRPVTDLLGEILPRLLGNISFRKSMRWGDLDVRFARPIHWIVALFDGVVVPFSFGNIESGTISRGHRFMANQPFPVRDFAHYLEECERHFVIPDPERRKEIIRREVHRVAKLAGGHVLPDEGLLEEVAYLCEYPSAVHGTFSAEFLKVPREVLITSMRNHQRYFSVVDEDGKLRPAFITINNTLTDDPSVVIKGNERVLRARLSDARFFFEEDQKVKLETRVESLKSVVYQQKLGTSFEKMERFRALAEGLAGLLNPAVKEKASRTAFLCKADLVSGMVGEFPEVQGIMGREYALIEGEDAEVAAAIAEHYLPTQAGGELPASDIGAFVSIADKLDTICGCFGVGLIPTGSADPYALRRSALGIINIILDKEYRISLEEQVDKALGLLAAKLTRPVAEVKADVVEFFRGRFVNLMADRYAADAVEAAVSAGCSDLVDAEARIAALAAFKLQSDFEPLAVAFKRVGNIVKDGVDVPVDPKLFQDPAEGGLHKAVQAVAATVRKKIEERAYLDALTEIAALRGPVDTFFDKVMVMAEDERVRTNRLALLTGIARMLGTMADFAKIAA; encoded by the coding sequence ATGAGCAAGGAGCTTTTTCTTGAAGTAGGCACCGAAGAGATTCCGTCGGGTTTCATCCCCAAGGCCATGGCCGAGATAGAGGCCCTTCTCGCGAAGGAGCTGGAACACGCCCGCCTCACCTATGGCGAAATTCGCACGCTCGGCACGCCGCGCCGCCTTGCTGTTGCGGTCAGCGGACTGCCGACGGTGCAGCCCGATGCCGAGATAACCGCCCTCGGACCGGCAAAGAACGTGGCCTTCAATGCCGAGGGGAAACCGACCAAAGCTGCCGAAGGTTTTGCCCGCGGGCAGGGGGTGGACGTTGCTTCCCTTACCCTGGTCTCCACCGAGAAGGGCGAGTATGTTGCTGCCGTTCGCAAGGAGAGCGGCCGTCCGGTGACGGATCTCCTGGGCGAGATCCTGCCGCGGCTCCTGGGGAACATCTCCTTCCGCAAGTCCATGCGCTGGGGCGATCTGGATGTGCGCTTCGCGCGGCCCATCCACTGGATCGTGGCCCTGTTCGACGGGGTCGTGGTCCCCTTCAGCTTCGGCAACATCGAGAGCGGCACCATCTCCCGCGGGCACCGTTTCATGGCTAACCAGCCCTTCCCGGTGCGGGACTTCGCCCACTATCTTGAAGAGTGCGAGCGCCACTTCGTCATCCCCGACCCGGAGCGGAGAAAAGAAATCATCCGCCGGGAGGTTCACCGGGTTGCCAAACTGGCCGGCGGTCATGTCCTCCCCGATGAGGGGCTCCTGGAAGAGGTTGCATATCTCTGCGAATATCCGAGCGCGGTCCACGGCACCTTCTCCGCCGAGTTCCTGAAGGTTCCCCGGGAGGTCCTCATCACCTCCATGCGGAACCATCAACGCTATTTCTCCGTCGTCGACGAGGACGGGAAGCTCCGCCCCGCCTTCATCACCATCAACAACACCCTGACCGACGACCCCTCCGTGGTCATCAAGGGGAACGAGCGGGTGCTCCGTGCCCGTCTTTCCGATGCCCGCTTCTTCTTCGAGGAAGATCAGAAGGTGAAGCTGGAAACCAGGGTGGAATCGTTGAAAAGCGTTGTTTACCAGCAGAAGCTGGGCACCTCCTTCGAGAAGATGGAGCGCTTCCGGGCTCTGGCCGAAGGGCTTGCCGGCCTCCTCAATCCGGCGGTTAAGGAAAAGGCCAGCCGGACCGCGTTCCTCTGCAAGGCCGATCTCGTCTCCGGCATGGTGGGCGAGTTCCCCGAGGTGCAGGGGATCATGGGGCGCGAATACGCCCTCATCGAAGGGGAGGATGCGGAGGTGGCCGCAGCCATTGCCGAACACTACCTCCCGACCCAGGCGGGGGGCGAGCTTCCGGCTTCGGACATCGGTGCCTTCGTCTCCATCGCGGACAAGCTTGATACCATCTGCGGCTGCTTCGGCGTGGGACTCATCCCCACCGGCTCCGCCGATCCCTACGCTCTGCGCCGTTCTGCCCTGGGCATCATCAATATCATCCTGGACAAGGAGTACCGCATCTCCCTTGAGGAGCAGGTGGACAAGGCTCTGGGGCTGTTGGCAGCAAAACTGACCCGCCCCGTTGCCGAGGTTAAGGCGGATGTTGTGGAGTTCTTCCGGGGCCGTTTCGTGAATCTCATGGCCGACCGCTATGCCGCCGATGCGGTCGAGGCGGCCGTGTCGGCCGGTTGCTCCGACCTGGTGGATGCCGAGGCCCGGATTGCCGCCCTGGCTGCCTTCAAGCTGCAATCCGATTTCGAACCCCTTGCCGTGGCTTTCAAGCGGGTCGGCAACATCGTGAAGGACGGGGTGGACGTGCCCGTGGACCCGAAACTGTTCCAGGACCCCGCCGAGGGTGGGCTTCACAAGGCTGTCCAGGCCGTTGCCGCCACCGTACGCAAGAAGATCGAGGAGAGGGCTTACCTGGACGCCCTTACCGAGATTGCCGCCCTTCGGGGGCCGGTCGATACATTCTTCGACAAGGTCATGGTCATGGCCGAGGACGAACGGGTGCGGACCAACCGCCTTGCGCTCCTGACAGGGATCGCAAGGATGCTCGGCACCATGGCCGACTTCGCCAAGATAGCCGCCTAG
- the glyQ gene encoding glycine--tRNA ligase subunit alpha, whose product MTFQDLILSLQGYWAKQGCVIQQPYDTEKGAGTFNPATFLRVIGPEPWNVAYVEPSRRPTDGRYGENPNRLQHYYQFQVIMKPSPLNILDLYLDSLRAFGIDPQKHDIRFVEDDWESPTLGAWGLGWEVWLDGMEITQFTYFQQAGGIDLKPVASEITYGCERIAMYLQGVDNVYDLEWVKGVSYGDIHHRSEVEFSTYNFEEADVAMLLQLFTMYEKECVRLVERGLVLPAYDYVMKCSHTFNLLDARGAISVTERASYIGRVRNVARLCAEGYLKLRESLGFPLLKGGR is encoded by the coding sequence TTGACGTTTCAAGATCTGATTCTCTCCCTCCAGGGGTACTGGGCCAAGCAAGGCTGCGTGATTCAGCAGCCCTATGACACCGAAAAAGGTGCCGGTACCTTCAACCCCGCGACATTCCTCCGCGTCATAGGCCCCGAGCCGTGGAACGTGGCCTATGTCGAGCCTTCCCGCCGTCCCACCGACGGCCGCTACGGCGAAAACCCCAACCGACTCCAGCACTATTACCAGTTCCAGGTCATCATGAAGCCGTCTCCCCTCAATATCCTGGATCTCTACCTGGATTCCCTGCGGGCCTTCGGCATCGATCCCCAGAAGCACGACATCCGTTTCGTTGAGGACGACTGGGAGTCGCCGACCCTGGGAGCCTGGGGCCTCGGCTGGGAGGTATGGCTTGACGGGATGGAGATCACCCAGTTCACCTACTTCCAGCAGGCGGGCGGCATCGACCTGAAGCCCGTAGCCTCGGAGATTACCTACGGCTGCGAGCGGATCGCCATGTACCTCCAGGGTGTGGACAACGTCTACGACCTGGAATGGGTCAAGGGGGTCAGCTACGGCGACATCCACCATCGGAGCGAGGTGGAATTCTCCACCTACAACTTCGAGGAGGCGGATGTGGCGATGCTTCTCCAGCTCTTCACCATGTACGAGAAGGAGTGCGTCCGGCTGGTGGAGCGGGGGCTTGTGCTCCCCGCCTACGATTACGTCATGAAATGCTCCCACACCTTCAACCTCCTGGATGCGCGTGGGGCCATCTCGGTCACCGAGCGCGCCTCCTACATCGGCCGGGTGCGGAACGTGGCGCGGCTGTGCGCCGAAGGGTACCTGAAATTACGCGAAAGCCTCGGCTTCCCGCTGTTGAAAGGAGGCCGTTAG